In Solanum pennellii chromosome 7, SPENNV200, the following are encoded in one genomic region:
- the LOC107024234 gene encoding uncharacterized protein LOC107024234 — MDSQSDSQVIRRRKGPAFEYLVPLIYAPALPLIRIALRHKPVLRDRLFYGVLAGAFAHGTYLVTDLYDSESK, encoded by the exons ATGGATTCACAGTCTGATTC GCAAGTTATAAGGAGGAGAAAAGGACCGGCGTTTGAATATTTGGTTCCGCTTATTTATGCACCGGCTCTTCCTCTAA TTAGGATAGCACTGAGGCACAAGCCAGTTCTTAGGGATCGTTTGTTCTATGGTGTCTTGGCTGGTGCATTTGCTCATGGAACTTATTTAGT TACAGATCTATATGATTCTGAGAGCAAGTGA
- the LOC107026273 gene encoding CBL-interacting serine/threonine-protein kinase 6-like, with protein MAPEEKCGALNGKYELGRLLGHGTFAKVYHARNVKNGKSVAMKVVGKEKVIKVGMMDQIKREISVMKMVKNPNIVELHEVMASKTKIYFAMEFVKGGELFAKIAKGKVREDVARGYFQQLISAIDFCHSRGVFHRDLKPENLLLDEEGNLKITDFGLSAFTEHQRQDGLLHTTCGTPAYVAPEIIGKKGYDGSKADIWSCGVILYVLLAGFLPFQDENIMAMYKKIYRGDFKCPPWFSSEARRLITKMLDPNPHSRITTSKIMDSSWFKKSIPKTLRNKDEEEFAFAFASDKSSKEVETMNAFHIISLSEGFDLSPLFEENKRNEKEQMRFATTMSASSVISKLEEVAKTTNFSVKKSDSCVKLQGQVVGRKGKLGIAADIFAVTNSFLVVEVNKASGDTLEYNQFCSKELRPALKDIVWTSAT; from the coding sequence atggccCCTGAAGAGAAATGTGGAGCTTTGAACGGAAAATATGAACTTGGTCGACTTTTAGGCCATGGAACATTCGCGAAAGTTTATCACGCTCGAAACGTGAAGAATGGTAAAAGTGTTGCTATGAAAGTAGTGGGGAAAGAAAAAGTGATTAAAGTAGGTATGATGGATCAGATCAAGCGAGAAATCTCggttatgaaaatggtgaaaaaCCCAAACATAGTCGAGCTCCACGAAGTCATGGCGAGTAAAACAAAGATTTACTTCGCCATGGAGTTCGTTAAAGGAGGTGAGCTTTTCGCGAAGATCGCGAAAGGCAAGGTGAGAGAGGATGTTGCTAGAGGTTACTTCCAGCAACTGATCTCAGCTATCGACTTCTGTCATAGCAGAGGAGTATTTCATCGCGATTTGAAACCTGAGAACTTGTTGTTAGATGAAGAAGGAAATCTCAAAATTACTGATTTTGGGCTAAGTGCATTTACAGAACATCAAAGACAAGACGGATTGCTTCATACAACTTGTGGAACTCCGGCTTATGTTGCCCCTGAAATTATTGGTAAAAAAGGCTACGATGGTTCAAAAGCGGATATATGGTCATGTGGAGTGATTTTGTATGTATTATTAGCTGGTTTTTTACCATTTCAAGACGAGAACATCATGGCGATGTATAAGAAGATATACCGGGGTGATTTCAAATGTCCACCTTGGTTTTCATCTGAAGCTAGGAGATTGATCACGAAGATGTTGGATCCGAATCCTCATTCAAGAATCACTACCTCAAAGATCATGGACTCGTCATGGTTCAAGAAATCGATCCCAAAGACGTTAAGGAACAAAGATGAGGAAGAATTTGCATTTGCATTTGCATCAGATAAGTCTAGTAAAGAAGTTGAGACAATGAACGCGTTTCATATAATTTCGTTATCTGAAGGGTTTGATTTGTCACCCTTGTTCGAAGAGAATAAAAGGAACGAGAAAGAACAGATGAGATTCGCGACTACAATGTCAGCAAGTAGTGTGATATCTAAGCTTGAGGAGGTAGCAAAGACAACGAATTTCAGCGTAAAAAAGAGTGATTCATGTGTAAAACTACAAGGACAAGTGGTAGGGAGAAAAGGGAAATTAGGAATTGCTGCTGATATATTTGCTGTGACAAATTCATTTCTAGTTGTGGAAGTGAATAAAGCAAGTGGTGATACATTGGAGTATAATCAATTCTGCAGCAAAGAGCTAAGACCAGCACTTAAGGATATTGTTTGGACATCAGCAACATAG